From one Synechocystis sp. PCC 6803 substr. PCC-P genomic stretch:
- a CDS encoding calcium-binding protein, whose product MALSPNVIAALQIMYTGRGVSASDLNWWATDGANITYAEAVALFASSPDAAIKYPFFQAPQTADKRQYVAQVFANLYNIDINDTSLVPTEELDYWINWLSLSPDNYLDFPNALNNASAAAGLTDRLEALTNKADVSLSYTEALSTAGVNTFTEAQYAEAAGIIATVDDTNASVLAAEAQIVEIAASLSVFTIAQAQATPNLPPAYTISDTADNLIAGADDPVVTGANNVIANQSPAAPLSVEDANILLATADELAAGVTWDILDTAADVLAGGAAVSGAASVGITDIVDVATASQLLALGNFDGVYAIADTSANIVADPGVSGGATAITLSDPDVPVSVASATFLQGLGIPVGPSYIVEDTSANILAALSTPAIVNAAEVIVNNTDVPLSVAQAEDLLSLPNLNAGFTYIIADTLDNLSAAPSTLLDGAVSYSLTNTNPDLGVITEAEAVIVNGATNASDFNFLVADVILTPQADIRSGNSFLSVAVVEGGSIFNTLNSNDRLTGTGEDPTLSLTWQEATFGNINTIFPVLDGIETLVATLIENDLTLVSNDFDVVGQGFITGLKNVAASGTKGGDLELINLQTALETVSVTNYFFGDDVSFSIADPELAGDNDLLLLTVDQVTEDGPDVTSIKISDFSGNGGYETLGLTSGVTTSSKGNTNTVDIEGIVAVESIGITGIENLTLSTSLIGSVVKVDATGSALIPEFEGREVFTGDLKAFFDDRPGGDITFLSGSGNDEISIARDAFTLSEDLKDVISKGHILDGGAGNDELTITGDAFSDTDAGHTVIGGEGNDSILLTGVAEGPIAGHVVNSFDLINEVGGAGDDDINISGDAIGDSAGHVVFGGAGEDDIFIGFDKTLAVSGNGAALGVDLAGHVVFAGDDDDTVRITGDSFTSDSANGSGHSVEGGTGDDLIEISGDALTADPDSETIANPFFDDSEPSDLDLFIAADQPIPTTEEQYQVLLAQLGLPADYNPRNFIRGVAAISGAHTVRGGEGNDVILFGPIAGEPGNGDGQHLAFGDEGDDFIEMTGIGSVEFNGGAGDDTLVGGDGDPILGFGNDILNGDEGNDFLFGGKGNDNLQGGEGDDIMSGGEGDDFFFVDAGFDVIEDLGDANSETGDQFQVSEDAEAEIRVVQDWEATGLTFNLGIATLTIENPGGGSVDLSASNVPPNTNGYTVIGNIGDDEIIGSRDDDSIFGGRGEDSIAGLGGDDIIEGNDDDDFISGDSLLLPLLPLEEILPFGNDDIDAGSGNDVIAGDLLVVTGDDIDLNLFNGGKDTIEAGLGSDITVGDWSIGAFGDIDLNASLERTAIGGDDTITTKQGDNGIVFPIGQVAIDNFLVGDLAAAVDGVGNDIFLTETLTVIGGDDTMTGADGLDVIVGDVGLFGFEFNDSEINLTNFKLGQVNGSTVSAGDDSITGEGGNDILVGDLFVGVINN is encoded by the coding sequence ATGGCACTAAGTCCTAACGTAATTGCGGCTCTACAGATCATGTACACCGGCCGTGGTGTATCCGCCAGTGATCTGAATTGGTGGGCCACAGATGGGGCAAACATCACCTATGCAGAAGCAGTTGCCCTGTTTGCCAGCAGCCCCGATGCAGCTATTAAGTATCCCTTTTTCCAAGCGCCCCAAACCGCTGACAAACGCCAGTATGTAGCCCAGGTTTTTGCCAATCTCTACAACATTGACATTAACGATACCTCCCTGGTCCCCACGGAGGAATTGGACTACTGGATTAACTGGTTGTCCCTGTCCCCCGACAACTATCTAGATTTCCCCAACGCGCTGAACAATGCTTCCGCCGCTGCTGGTCTGACCGATCGCCTCGAGGCGCTGACCAACAAAGCTGATGTTTCCCTGTCCTACACCGAAGCTCTGTCCACTGCAGGGGTTAATACATTTACAGAAGCCCAGTATGCCGAGGCTGCGGGCATCATTGCTACGGTTGATGATACCAATGCGAGTGTGCTTGCGGCAGAAGCCCAGATTGTGGAAATTGCGGCTTCCCTGAGCGTCTTCACCATTGCCCAGGCCCAAGCCACCCCCAACCTACCCCCCGCTTACACCATTAGCGATACTGCTGATAACTTGATCGCTGGTGCTGACGACCCCGTTGTGACTGGGGCAAATAATGTCATTGCGAATCAGTCCCCCGCTGCCCCCCTGAGCGTGGAAGATGCAAATATACTGCTAGCCACCGCTGACGAACTGGCCGCCGGTGTGACCTGGGATATCCTTGACACCGCCGCTGATGTGTTGGCTGGTGGTGCCGCCGTATCTGGTGCCGCTAGCGTTGGTATCACCGACATCGTAGATGTTGCCACTGCGTCCCAACTCCTCGCCCTCGGTAATTTTGATGGTGTGTATGCCATCGCAGACACCTCCGCGAATATTGTTGCTGACCCAGGAGTTTCCGGTGGCGCCACTGCCATCACTTTGTCCGATCCTGACGTTCCCGTAAGCGTTGCTTCTGCGACGTTTTTACAAGGTCTGGGTATTCCCGTTGGTCCTTCCTACATTGTGGAAGATACTTCTGCCAATATCTTGGCGGCCCTCTCCACCCCGGCCATTGTTAATGCCGCTGAGGTAATCGTAAACAACACCGATGTACCTTTAAGCGTTGCCCAGGCGGAGGACCTCTTGAGTCTGCCTAACCTTAATGCAGGGTTCACCTACATCATTGCGGATACCCTAGACAATCTCAGCGCTGCGCCCTCTACTCTTCTTGACGGTGCGGTTAGCTACTCCCTCACCAACACCAACCCCGATCTTGGTGTTATCACCGAAGCCGAGGCTGTTATCGTCAATGGTGCCACCAATGCGTCTGATTTCAACTTCCTTGTGGCTGACGTTATCCTGACGCCTCAAGCTGACATTCGTTCTGGCAACTCCTTCCTGTCGGTGGCTGTGGTTGAAGGTGGCTCCATCTTTAATACCCTCAACAGTAATGATCGCCTGACTGGTACCGGCGAAGATCCAACTTTGAGCTTGACCTGGCAAGAAGCCACCTTTGGTAACATCAATACCATTTTCCCGGTGCTGGATGGAATCGAAACCCTCGTAGCCACCCTAATCGAAAACGACCTGACTTTGGTGTCGAATGATTTCGACGTGGTTGGTCAAGGTTTCATCACTGGTCTGAAAAACGTTGCAGCGAGCGGTACCAAAGGTGGTGACCTAGAGCTCATCAACCTCCAAACTGCTTTGGAAACCGTCTCCGTTACCAACTACTTCTTCGGTGATGATGTTAGCTTCAGCATTGCTGACCCCGAATTAGCCGGGGACAATGATCTCTTGCTACTCACAGTAGACCAAGTCACCGAGGACGGTCCTGATGTCACCAGTATCAAGATCAGCGACTTCTCCGGCAACGGTGGCTACGAAACCCTTGGCCTCACCTCCGGGGTTACCACCTCGTCCAAAGGTAATACCAACACGGTAGACATTGAAGGCATTGTGGCAGTTGAGAGCATTGGCATCACTGGCATTGAAAACCTCACCTTGTCCACTTCCCTGATTGGCTCTGTTGTTAAGGTTGATGCCACTGGTTCTGCCCTCATTCCTGAATTTGAAGGCCGGGAAGTCTTTACCGGTGATTTGAAAGCTTTCTTTGATGACCGCCCCGGTGGTGACATTACTTTCCTCAGTGGTTCCGGTAACGACGAAATTTCCATCGCTCGGGATGCCTTTACCCTCAGCGAAGATCTGAAAGACGTAATCTCCAAAGGTCATATCCTGGATGGTGGTGCTGGCAATGACGAGTTAACCATTACCGGTGATGCTTTCAGTGATACAGATGCTGGTCACACTGTCATTGGTGGCGAAGGTAACGACAGCATTCTTCTCACTGGTGTTGCTGAAGGTCCCATTGCTGGTCATGTGGTCAACAGCTTCGACTTAATCAACGAGGTTGGTGGCGCAGGTGATGACGACATTAATATCAGTGGCGACGCCATTGGTGACTCTGCTGGCCATGTGGTCTTCGGTGGTGCAGGTGAAGATGACATCTTCATCGGATTCGACAAAACCTTAGCAGTTTCGGGCAATGGTGCGGCTCTAGGTGTCGATCTCGCTGGTCATGTTGTATTTGCTGGTGACGACGACGACACTGTCCGGATTACCGGTGATTCTTTTACCAGTGATAGCGCCAATGGCTCTGGTCATAGTGTTGAAGGTGGTACCGGTGATGACTTGATCGAAATCAGCGGTGACGCTCTAACCGCCGACCCAGACAGTGAGACTATAGCCAATCCGTTCTTTGACGATTCTGAGCCTTCTGACCTTGATCTCTTTATTGCGGCAGATCAGCCAATTCCGACTACGGAAGAACAGTATCAAGTTCTTTTGGCCCAGTTAGGTTTACCTGCTGATTACAACCCCAGGAATTTCATTAGGGGGGTTGCTGCCATCTCTGGTGCCCACACCGTTCGTGGCGGTGAAGGCAACGACGTAATTCTGTTCGGTCCCATTGCGGGGGAACCCGGTAACGGTGATGGTCAGCATCTGGCCTTTGGCGATGAGGGTGACGATTTCATTGAAATGACTGGTATTGGCAGTGTCGAATTCAATGGCGGTGCCGGTGATGATACCCTCGTCGGCGGTGACGGGGATCCGATCCTTGGCTTCGGCAATGACATCCTCAATGGGGATGAAGGAAATGACTTCCTCTTTGGTGGCAAAGGCAATGACAACCTCCAGGGTGGTGAAGGTGATGACATTATGTCCGGTGGTGAAGGAGACGATTTCTTCTTTGTTGATGCTGGCTTTGATGTCATCGAAGACCTCGGCGATGCTAACTCTGAAACTGGCGACCAATTCCAGGTGTCTGAAGATGCAGAAGCAGAAATTCGGGTCGTTCAAGACTGGGAAGCTACTGGCTTGACCTTCAACCTGGGTATTGCTACCCTCACCATCGAAAATCCTGGCGGTGGTTCTGTTGACCTATCTGCTTCCAACGTCCCTCCTAACACCAATGGCTACACCGTCATTGGCAACATCGGTGACGACGAGATCATCGGTAGCCGTGACGATGACAGCATCTTTGGTGGCCGTGGCGAGGATTCCATTGCCGGTTTAGGTGGTGATGACATCATTGAAGGTAACGACGATGATGATTTCATTTCCGGTGATAGTCTGTTATTACCCTTATTACCACTAGAAGAAATATTACCATTTGGCAACGATGACATCGACGCCGGTAGTGGTAACGATGTAATTGCCGGTGATCTTTTAGTGGTTACTGGCGATGATATTGACCTGAACTTATTTAATGGTGGTAAAGATACCATTGAAGCCGGTTTGGGGAGTGATATTACCGTTGGTGACTGGAGTATTGGCGCATTCGGAGACATCGACCTTAATGCATCCCTCGAAAGAACCGCTATCGGTGGCGATGACACCATCACAACCAAGCAGGGTGATAACGGGATTGTCTTTCCTATTGGTCAGGTTGCCATAGATAACTTCTTGGTTGGCGATTTAGCTGCAGCCGTTGACGGGGTTGGTAACGACATATTCTTGACTGAGACTCTGACCGTCATTGGTGGTGATGACACCATGACTGGTGCCGATGGACTAGATGTCATCGTTGGTGATGTCGGACTGTTTGGTTTCGAGTTCAACGACAGTGAAATTAACTTGACCAACTTCAAGTTAGGTCAGGTCAATGGTTCCACCGTTAGTGCGGGCGATGATTCCATTACCGGTGAGGGTGGCAATGACATCCTGGTTGGTGACTTGTTTGTCGGTGTTATTAATAACTAA
- a CDS encoding FkbM family methyltransferase, with protein MSSPSLSPHYQKMLDDLDGQVLQLDRQVFRRLARLGYQPQVIFDVGASNSGWSYYIKQVVTEADFYLFEPLVDHVPDYQGLMEETLRVYPSFHLYKYALGDRDGTITVNVFDDPASSTTLPMTEGGPSINAVQVPLLTLDSALVKLGLPQPQVIKIDTQGNELSILRGAAQTLAKVDVLFLECWLYRGYGPKTPLLTEIAHWLLPFNFRLWDVSEPYRGPQGELTTLDCIFINTAAGLVPNWYY; from the coding sequence ATGTCTTCCCCCAGCCTTTCCCCCCATTACCAAAAAATGCTCGACGATCTAGATGGCCAGGTTCTCCAGCTAGACCGTCAGGTGTTCCGACGCTTGGCCCGATTGGGCTACCAACCCCAGGTGATTTTCGATGTGGGCGCTTCCAACAGTGGTTGGTCTTACTATATAAAGCAGGTGGTAACGGAGGCAGACTTCTATTTGTTCGAGCCCTTGGTGGACCATGTGCCGGATTATCAAGGTCTGATGGAGGAAACGTTACGGGTTTATCCTTCCTTCCATCTATACAAATACGCCCTCGGCGATCGGGATGGCACCATAACGGTTAATGTTTTTGACGACCCCGCCAGTAGCACCACTTTACCCATGACGGAAGGTGGTCCCTCCATCAATGCTGTTCAAGTTCCCCTGCTCACGTTGGATTCGGCCCTGGTCAAGCTTGGCTTGCCCCAACCCCAGGTGATTAAAATCGACACCCAGGGCAATGAATTGTCCATCCTCCGGGGAGCAGCCCAAACATTAGCCAAAGTTGATGTTTTATTTCTGGAGTGCTGGCTCTATCGGGGTTACGGTCCCAAAACCCCCCTGTTAACGGAGATTGCCCATTGGTTGTTGCCATTCAACTTTCGCCTTTGGGACGTTTCTGAGCCCTACCGTGGTCCCCAGGGGGAGTTGACCACTCTGGATTGCATTTTCATTAACACCGCCGCCGGCCTAGTTCCAAACTGGTACTACTAG
- a CDS encoding allophycocyanin alpha chain, producing MSIVTKSIVNADAEARYLSPGELDRIKAFVTGGAARLRIAETLTGSRETIVKQAGDRLFQKRPDIVSPGGNAYGEEMTATCLRDMDYYLRLVTYGVVSGDVTPIEEIGLVGVREMYRSLGTPIEAVAQSVREMKEVASGLMSSDDAAEASAYFDFVIGKMS from the coding sequence ATGAGTATCGTCACGAAATCAATCGTGAATGCTGATGCAGAAGCCCGCTACCTGAGCCCCGGCGAACTGGATCGTATTAAAGCTTTTGTTACCGGCGGTGCCGCCCGTCTTCGCATTGCTGAAACCCTAACTGGTTCTCGGGAAACCATCGTTAAACAAGCTGGCGATCGCCTTTTCCAAAAACGTCCTGACATCGTTTCCCCCGGCGGCAATGCCTACGGTGAAGAAATGACCGCCACCTGCTTGCGCGACATGGACTACTACCTCCGTCTCGTCACCTACGGTGTGGTTTCCGGTGACGTTACCCCCATCGAAGAAATCGGTCTAGTGGGCGTACGGGAAATGTATCGTTCCCTCGGCACCCCCATCGAAGCCGTTGCTCAAAGTGTCCGGGAAATGAAAGAAGTTGCTTCCGGTTTGATGTCCTCCGATGATGCCGCCGAAGCCTCTGCCTACTTTGACTTCGTTATCGGAAAAATGAGCTAG
- the apcB gene encoding allophycocyanin subunit beta gives MQDAITAVINSADVQGKYLDGAAMDKLKSYFASGELRVRAASVISANAATIVKEAVAKSLLYSDVTRPGGNMYTTRRYAACIRDLDYYLRYATYAMLAGDASILDERVLNGLKETYNSLGVPISSTVQAIQAIKEVTASLVGADAGKEMGVYLDYICSGLS, from the coding sequence ATGCAAGACGCAATTACGGCTGTAATCAACTCTGCTGACGTTCAAGGTAAGTACCTCGACGGTGCTGCCATGGACAAACTGAAAAGCTACTTCGCCAGCGGTGAACTGCGGGTGCGGGCTGCCAGTGTAATCAGCGCCAACGCCGCCACCATCGTTAAAGAAGCTGTGGCCAAATCCCTGTTGTACTCCGACGTCACCCGTCCCGGCGGCAACATGTACACCACCCGTCGCTATGCGGCTTGTATCCGTGACTTGGACTACTACCTCCGCTATGCCACCTATGCCATGTTGGCCGGTGATGCTTCCATTCTCGATGAGCGCGTACTCAACGGTTTGAAAGAAACCTACAACTCCCTCGGTGTACCCATCTCTTCCACCGTTCAAGCTATCCAAGCCATCAAAGAAGTTACCGCTAGCTTGGTTGGTGCTGATGCCGGCAAAGAAATGGGCGTTTACCTCGACTACATCTGCTCTGGCTTGAGCTAG
- a CDS encoding phycobilisome linker polypeptide, with protein sequence MRMFRITACVPSQTRIRTQRELQNTYFTKLVPYDNWFREQQRIMKMGGKIVKVELATGRPGTNAGLA encoded by the coding sequence ATGCGGATGTTTAGAATTACGGCTTGTGTTCCTAGCCAAACCCGGATTCGGACACAACGGGAATTACAAAATACCTATTTTACGAAGTTGGTGCCCTATGACAATTGGTTTCGTGAGCAACAGCGCATCATGAAAATGGGCGGCAAAATTGTGAAAGTCGAATTAGCCACTGGCCGTCCCGGCACCAATGCTGGTCTAGCCTAA
- the prmA gene encoding 50S ribosomal protein L11 methyltransferase, with the protein MAAANSWWEIRILCHPSLEETAFWRLEKFGCLGTSTEKKAHSLLVRGYLPQEKAEILDLAALALWCEQDALLFQVPKPRFHWQLIDEEDWSISWKEHWQPTPVGDRFIIYPAWIDPPENSDRLILRLDPGVAFGTGTHATTQLCLESLEMRVEPDKHQVLADLGCGSGILGIGAVLLGAAKVYGVDNDPLTVESARHNRHLNQIHPDNLVINEGSVPELEQLIAEPVDGIICNILAEVIVDLLPQFTPLVKPHGWAILSGIMVEQSQAIADALEQNGWTVVAIWKRQEWCCFQARREEGD; encoded by the coding sequence ATGGCTGCGGCTAATAGTTGGTGGGAAATTAGAATACTTTGCCATCCTTCCCTGGAAGAAACTGCTTTTTGGCGGCTGGAAAAGTTCGGTTGTTTAGGCACCTCCACCGAAAAAAAGGCCCACTCCCTGCTTGTCCGTGGCTATTTACCCCAGGAAAAGGCTGAAATTCTCGACTTGGCCGCCCTAGCCCTCTGGTGTGAGCAGGACGCATTACTGTTCCAGGTGCCCAAGCCCCGCTTCCATTGGCAATTAATTGACGAAGAAGATTGGTCCATTAGCTGGAAAGAGCATTGGCAACCCACCCCCGTTGGCGATCGGTTTATCATCTATCCGGCCTGGATTGATCCTCCGGAAAATTCGGATCGGCTGATTCTCCGCCTAGATCCTGGTGTGGCCTTTGGCACCGGCACCCATGCCACCACCCAGCTTTGTTTAGAATCCTTGGAAATGCGGGTGGAGCCAGACAAACATCAAGTTCTGGCGGATCTAGGTTGTGGTTCCGGTATTTTAGGCATTGGAGCGGTTTTATTAGGGGCAGCCAAGGTTTATGGAGTGGATAATGATCCCCTAACGGTGGAATCAGCCCGTCATAATCGTCATCTGAACCAAATTCACCCCGATAATTTGGTCATCAATGAGGGCAGTGTGCCGGAATTGGAACAGTTAATTGCTGAGCCGGTGGACGGCATTATTTGCAATATTTTGGCGGAGGTAATTGTGGATTTACTGCCCCAATTCACCCCTCTAGTCAAACCCCATGGCTGGGCTATTCTCAGCGGTATTATGGTGGAACAAAGTCAGGCGATCGCCGATGCGCTGGAGCAAAACGGTTGGACGGTGGTCGCTATATGGAAACGGCAGGAATGGTGTTGCTTTCAGGCCAGAAGGGAAGAGGGAGATTAA
- the serA gene encoding phosphoglycerate dehydrogenase, with translation MNLAWLQGLSLGLLSPPAPALLIFRSFTMAKVLVSDSIDQVGIDILKQVAQVDVKTGLSEAEIIDIVPEYDAIMLRSATKVTEKIIQAGSQLKIIGRAGVGVDNIDVPAATRQGIVVVNSPEGNTIAAAEHALAMMMALARHIPDANKSVKESKWERKQFIGTEVYKKTLGVVGLGKIGSHVAGVAKAMGMKLLAYDPFISQERADQIGCTLVDLDLLFSEADFITLHIPKTPETANLINAETLAKMKPTARIINCSRGGIIDEEALVTAIETAQIGGAALDVFAQEPLGESRLREFSNVILTPHLGASTEEAQVNVAVDVAEQIRDVLLGLPARSAVNIPGLTPDVMEKLRPYLKLAETLGTLVGQLAGGRIDRLTVCLQGDLAEYTNSQPLVVAAIKGLLSQALRERVNYVNAAIEAKERGIRVIETKDASVRDYSGSLHLKATGTMGEHSATGALLSNGEIRITDVDEFPINVPPNNYMLFTLHRDMPGIIGKIGSLLGSFNVNIASMQVGRKIVRGDAIMALSLDDPLPDGLLSEITKVAGIRDAYTVKL, from the coding sequence GTGAATCTAGCCTGGCTCCAGGGACTGTCTCTTGGCCTTTTGTCCCCGCCGGCCCCAGCGCTATTAATTTTTCGATCATTCACCATGGCTAAAGTTTTAGTTTCTGACTCCATTGACCAAGTCGGCATTGATATTCTCAAACAAGTGGCCCAAGTTGACGTCAAAACTGGGCTATCGGAAGCAGAAATTATAGACATTGTTCCTGAGTACGATGCCATTATGTTGCGCTCTGCCACCAAGGTGACGGAGAAAATTATCCAAGCGGGTAGCCAGTTAAAAATCATTGGTCGGGCTGGGGTTGGGGTGGATAACATTGATGTGCCGGCGGCCACCCGTCAGGGCATTGTGGTGGTCAATTCCCCCGAGGGTAACACCATTGCGGCGGCGGAACATGCTCTAGCGATGATGATGGCCCTGGCCCGCCACATCCCCGATGCCAACAAATCCGTTAAGGAAAGTAAGTGGGAACGGAAACAATTTATTGGTACGGAAGTTTATAAGAAAACTTTAGGTGTAGTGGGGCTGGGGAAAATTGGTTCCCACGTGGCCGGTGTGGCCAAAGCCATGGGGATGAAATTGTTAGCTTACGATCCGTTTATTTCCCAGGAACGGGCCGACCAAATTGGTTGCACTTTGGTGGACTTAGATCTGCTCTTCAGTGAAGCCGACTTTATCACTCTACACATTCCCAAAACACCGGAAACCGCCAACCTAATCAATGCTGAAACCCTGGCTAAAATGAAGCCCACTGCCCGGATTATCAACTGTTCCCGGGGAGGCATTATTGATGAAGAAGCTTTGGTAACAGCCATTGAAACGGCCCAGATTGGTGGGGCTGCCCTGGATGTGTTTGCCCAGGAACCCCTAGGGGAATCTCGGCTGCGGGAATTTAGCAATGTGATTTTAACCCCCCATTTGGGTGCTTCCACTGAAGAAGCCCAGGTAAATGTGGCGGTGGATGTGGCGGAACAAATTCGGGATGTGTTGCTTGGTTTGCCGGCCCGTTCAGCGGTGAATATTCCCGGTTTAACCCCCGATGTAATGGAAAAATTGCGTCCCTACCTGAAGCTGGCGGAAACCCTCGGTACTTTAGTGGGTCAATTGGCCGGCGGCCGCATCGATCGCCTAACGGTTTGCTTACAGGGAGATTTGGCGGAATATACCAATAGTCAACCCCTGGTGGTGGCGGCCATTAAAGGTTTGCTCTCCCAAGCTCTGCGGGAACGGGTTAATTACGTCAATGCGGCGATCGAAGCCAAGGAACGGGGCATCCGGGTCATTGAAACTAAAGATGCTTCCGTGCGGGACTATTCTGGCTCTTTGCACCTCAAAGCCACCGGCACCATGGGAGAACATTCCGCCACCGGGGCCCTGTTGAGTAATGGTGAAATTCGCATTACCGACGTGGATGAGTTTCCCATTAACGTTCCCCCCAACAACTATATGTTGTTCACCTTGCACCGGGATATGCCGGGTATCATTGGTAAAATTGGTTCCCTGCTGGGTAGCTTTAACGTCAACATCGCCAGCATGCAGGTGGGGCGCAAAATTGTCCGGGGCGATGCAATTATGGCCCTGAGCTTGGATGATCCTCTGCCCGATGGTCTGCTGTCGGAAATCACCAAGGTGGCCGGTATCCGGGATGCCTACACCGTTAAGCTCTAA
- a CDS encoding DUF3120 domain-containing protein, translating to MIPLLTTALAQPGLNFLRRLHRWRSGLSINPATTGMQLAAGFLVSVPVFIQAPLVRQFPWISLALTLPWVAIAVWLMKRPEQAMWGDLLLGFSWSWLAGAIYWGWFRWEPLWHLPIEAIGLPFALWGLKRGWGVIGHLFYLGSLMGTAVTDLYFYLTGLMDHWRQVMVVDPEFARFVFQAALAKIHTPWGAAWAWLLLALLLGLGGWALQRPSPGWQAFGGAVLSTIVVDALFWLGAMMA from the coding sequence GTGATTCCCCTTTTAACCACCGCCTTAGCCCAGCCAGGGCTGAATTTTTTGCGCCGCTTACACCGTTGGCGTTCTGGCTTATCCATTAACCCCGCGACCACTGGCATGCAATTAGCAGCTGGCTTCCTTGTGTCGGTGCCGGTGTTTATCCAAGCTCCCCTGGTACGACAGTTTCCCTGGATTTCGCTCGCTTTAACTTTGCCCTGGGTGGCGATCGCCGTTTGGTTAATGAAGCGACCGGAACAGGCCATGTGGGGGGATTTGTTGTTGGGCTTTAGCTGGAGTTGGTTGGCGGGAGCGATTTATTGGGGCTGGTTTCGTTGGGAGCCCCTCTGGCATTTACCCATCGAGGCGATCGGTTTACCCTTTGCCCTCTGGGGATTGAAACGGGGCTGGGGAGTGATCGGCCATTTATTCTATCTAGGCTCCCTGATGGGGACAGCGGTCACGGACCTTTACTTTTACCTCACCGGATTGATGGACCATTGGCGGCAGGTGATGGTGGTGGACCCGGAATTTGCCCGGTTTGTGTTTCAGGCGGCCCTGGCTAAAATCCACACTCCCTGGGGTGCTGCCTGGGCTTGGCTACTACTGGCCCTATTGTTGGGGCTGGGGGGTTGGGCATTGCAACGGCCTTCCCCCGGTTGGCAAGCCTTTGGGGGGGCAGTGTTGAGTACGATTGTCGTAGATGCCCTTTTCTGGCTTGGGGCTATGATGGCCTAA